One Parasphingorhabdus cellanae genomic region harbors:
- the trxA gene encoding thioredoxin TrxA has protein sequence MGTKAITDESFEQDVLKADGPVLVDFWAEWCGPCKMIGPALEEISDEMGEQVTIAKLNIDDSPDAPGKYGVRGIPTMILFNNGEPVETKVGAAPKSQLKSWLEESLPA, from the coding sequence ATGGGTACCAAAGCAATTACCGACGAGAGTTTTGAACAAGATGTCTTGAAAGCGGATGGACCAGTGCTGGTCGACTTTTGGGCAGAATGGTGCGGACCTTGTAAGATGATTGGCCCCGCGTTGGAAGAGATCAGCGATGAAATGGGGGAGCAGGTTACGATTGCCAAGCTCAACATTGATGATAGCCCGGATGCGCCTGGAAAATATGGTGTACGCGGTATTCCCACGATGATCTTGTTCAACAACGGTGAACCAGTGGAAACCAAGGTGGGCGCAGCTCCAAAAAGCCAGCTTAAATCCTGGCTGGAAGAAAGTCTCCCAGCTTAA
- a CDS encoding inositol monophosphatase family protein: MSDPNLNESVQAIIRQVARDVVLPHYQNLKTSDIQEKSPSDLVTVADKLSEEMLSEKLSALTPGAAIVGEEASAADPSVMDHLADNQTWIIDPIDGTGNFAAGNPPFGMIVALSEANETVAGWLYDPLADRMCYAAKGQGAFLNGERLVVPDDPEGNPIAAMATGFMTSEQRGKLLAAADGHYQIVDIPRCAAEQYPRLALGSNHISTFERSLPWDHAAGILFLNEAGGKAARWNGDAYRPADRKTGLLGASSPKLWDEAAELLGSVFSN; this comes from the coding sequence ATGAGCGATCCCAACCTCAACGAATCGGTACAAGCCATCATCCGGCAAGTCGCCCGCGACGTTGTGCTACCGCACTACCAAAATCTCAAAACGTCCGATATTCAGGAGAAATCACCTAGCGATCTGGTAACCGTAGCAGACAAACTCAGTGAAGAGATGCTGAGCGAAAAGCTGAGCGCTCTGACACCGGGAGCGGCGATTGTTGGCGAAGAAGCAAGCGCAGCGGATCCTTCTGTCATGGACCATCTGGCAGATAATCAGACATGGATAATCGACCCTATCGACGGGACCGGGAATTTCGCGGCGGGTAATCCGCCGTTCGGTATGATTGTGGCGTTGTCGGAAGCGAACGAAACGGTTGCAGGCTGGCTCTATGACCCGTTAGCCGACCGTATGTGCTACGCTGCCAAAGGCCAAGGCGCATTTCTAAACGGTGAAAGACTGGTGGTTCCTGATGATCCTGAAGGAAATCCCATTGCGGCCATGGCCACTGGCTTCATGACGTCAGAGCAACGCGGCAAGCTATTGGCCGCCGCTGACGGGCATTATCAGATTGTCGATATTCCACGTTGTGCCGCAGAGCAATATCCGCGCCTGGCGCTGGGTAGCAACCATATTTCGACGTTCGAACGCAGCCTTCCCTGGGATCATGCCGCTGGCATCCTGTTTCTCAATGAAGCCGGTGGAAAAGCGGCCCGCTGGAATGGAGACGCTTATCGCCCCGCTGATCGCAAAACAGGATTGCTCGGGGCCTCATCACCCAAATTATGGGACGAGGCCGCCGAGCTATTGGGATCTGTTTTCAGTAATTAA
- a CDS encoding glutathione S-transferase family protein: MTEVILHHYENSPFGQAMRLALGLKGINWKSVQQPDICPKPELSALTGGYERIPVLQIGSDIYCDTSVIVDALETLKPEPSLYPEPLGFAGRIIATWSGGLWFMPAVGVALGTNPDIVSDAFWEDRAKRFGMDRQKFLPMVPHLTAQFEAGAALVRDALADGRRYISGDSPGHADLMLYMNMRFVGFAGRKPSEFGPKLTAWYDRIDGIGYGSFEEWTGERAIDYALGTSPSASCTVDEDHGFEHGDAVSVRTESPDPAAVSGILIGLNDRQISIKREDEKVGEVHVHFPRLGQILSPA; encoded by the coding sequence ATGACTGAAGTCATATTGCATCACTATGAGAATTCCCCGTTCGGACAGGCGATGCGGCTGGCATTGGGCCTCAAAGGCATAAACTGGAAATCTGTTCAACAGCCAGATATTTGCCCAAAACCAGAGCTCAGCGCCCTGACCGGAGGCTATGAGCGCATTCCTGTGCTGCAAATCGGTTCGGACATTTATTGCGATACGTCGGTCATCGTGGATGCATTGGAGACGTTAAAACCGGAGCCCAGCCTTTATCCCGAACCTCTCGGTTTCGCAGGGCGTATCATTGCCACATGGTCTGGCGGTCTGTGGTTCATGCCGGCTGTGGGCGTCGCGCTGGGCACGAATCCCGATATCGTCAGCGATGCGTTCTGGGAAGATCGAGCCAAACGCTTTGGTATGGATCGCCAGAAATTCCTGCCGATGGTACCGCATTTAACAGCACAATTTGAAGCGGGGGCAGCCCTGGTTAGAGATGCTCTGGCTGATGGTCGGCGTTACATTTCTGGTGACAGTCCCGGTCATGCTGATCTGATGCTGTACATGAACATGCGCTTCGTCGGTTTTGCAGGACGAAAACCCTCCGAATTTGGACCCAAGCTCACAGCCTGGTATGACCGCATTGACGGGATTGGCTATGGCAGCTTTGAAGAATGGACCGGGGAACGGGCCATAGACTATGCGCTGGGAACCAGTCCATCGGCCAGCTGCACCGTCGATGAAGACCATGGTTTCGAACATGGTGATGCGGTTTCAGTCAGAACGGAAAGCCCCGATCCTGCTGCCGTTTCCGGAATATTAATCGGTTTGAATGATCGGCAGATAAGTATCAAAAGGGAGGATGAAAAGGTCGGCGAAGTGCATGTCCATTTCCCCCGCCTAGGACAGATATTGTCACCGGCATGA
- the argJ gene encoding bifunctional glutamate N-acetyltransferase/amino-acid acetyltransferase ArgJ, with protein sequence MPKLPEMSGVTRRIAQARYKEWDRCDLTYIELAEGTSVAGVLTQSKCPSTEVEWCRKALLGGKARALVVNAGNANAFTGARGMEAVQRILSLASNHLDCCEEEIFVSSTGVIGEPLPKDRAEAGLNAAFMAEPCGWTEAAATIMTTDTFPKMATTRAIIGGKTIHLSGIIKGSGMIAPDMATMLGYVFTDATVDPGLLQDMLNAATAKSFNCITVDSDTSTSDTVLAFATGQHDAPALQSFDDPGADAFQAALNDLCMQLAHLVVRDGEGASKFIEIAVMGAESAESAKRIALSIANSPLVKTAIAGEDANWGRIVMAVGKAGEPADRDKLAIGFGGVTVARDGLVVPDYDEAPVAAHLKGDVIEISVDIGIGNSKATVWTCDLTHGYISINADYRS encoded by the coding sequence ATGCCCAAGCTTCCTGAAATGTCAGGCGTAACCCGTCGCATCGCGCAAGCCCGATATAAAGAATGGGACCGCTGCGATCTTACTTATATAGAATTGGCCGAAGGGACATCGGTCGCGGGCGTCCTGACCCAAAGCAAGTGCCCTTCCACAGAAGTAGAGTGGTGCCGCAAAGCATTGCTGGGCGGCAAAGCAAGAGCTTTGGTCGTCAATGCAGGCAACGCCAATGCCTTCACCGGCGCGCGGGGAATGGAAGCCGTGCAGCGGATATTGTCCCTAGCGAGCAATCATCTGGATTGTTGCGAGGAGGAAATATTCGTTTCCTCAACTGGTGTAATTGGTGAACCCTTGCCCAAAGACAGGGCTGAAGCCGGCTTAAATGCAGCTTTTATGGCAGAACCGTGCGGTTGGACAGAAGCTGCCGCCACGATCATGACCACTGACACTTTCCCGAAAATGGCGACCACGAGAGCTATTATCGGCGGAAAGACCATCCATCTTAGCGGCATTATCAAAGGGTCCGGCATGATCGCACCGGATATGGCAACGATGCTGGGCTATGTTTTTACGGATGCAACAGTGGATCCGGGCTTGCTCCAGGACATGCTGAACGCGGCAACGGCAAAGAGCTTCAATTGCATCACTGTTGATAGCGACACTTCCACAAGCGATACCGTTCTGGCCTTTGCCACCGGACAGCATGACGCCCCTGCCCTGCAGTCTTTTGACGACCCCGGAGCCGATGCGTTTCAGGCGGCGTTGAACGATTTGTGCATGCAGCTAGCTCATCTCGTCGTCCGTGACGGCGAAGGCGCGAGCAAATTTATCGAAATTGCTGTGATGGGCGCTGAATCCGCTGAAAGTGCCAAGCGAATTGCCTTGTCCATTGCCAATTCCCCGCTCGTTAAAACCGCCATTGCCGGGGAAGACGCCAATTGGGGCCGGATTGTCATGGCGGTTGGGAAAGCCGGTGAGCCAGCGGACCGGGACAAGCTGGCCATCGGGTTTGGCGGAGTTACAGTTGCGCGCGACGGGCTCGTTGTTCCAGATTATGATGAAGCGCCCGTCGCGGCGCACCTGAAGGGCGACGTAATTGAAATAAGCGTCGATATCGGCATTGGTAACAGTAAGGCCACAGTCTGGACCTGTGACCTGACCCATGGATATATCTCGATAAACGCCGATTACAGGAGCTAA